The genomic DNA GAAGGAGAACACGTATTTGGTGCAGAAGTGGAATGAGTTTATTGCGTCGTAGTTGATGGTGGATGAGTGGATGAGTGGATGAGTAGCGGGCTTGGTTAGTTTGGATAGAAGTGATTTGCTTACGTTCAATCGATCGCCCTAAAACCGATCGCCATCCTTACAACCTCACTCTTTCCACTCTCCCAAAAACCAACACTCACATCTCACCCATCCACTCTCCACCCATCTACCCATCCACCCATCCACCCATCCACTCCATGTCCAGGCTCACCAAAACCCTCACCCCCTACCTGCTAGCAGCACCGCAAACGCTGGTATTCCTGCTGTTTCTTGTCTTTCCGATCGTCCTCATTTTCATCGTGAGTTTCTGGCAGTTCAACGGCTATTCGATGACGCCAGCTTTTACGACAGATAACTACATGGCAATTTTTACGTCGAAGGTTTCCTTTTTGACGTATCTGAATACGTTTAAGTATGTGTTGCTGGTGTGGTTTTTCTGTCTGGCGATCGCGTTTCCAGTAGCATACTTTTTGGCGTTCTGTATTGAGAGTCAGGCGGTTCAGATTGCCTTATTTCTAATTTGTACAATTCCCTTCTGGACATCGAATATTATTCGGATGATTTCCTGGATTCCTCTGTTAGGGAAAGAGGGATTAGTCAATCAGTTTTTAATTAACCTGGGCGTCATTAATGCGCCACTGGAATTTCTGCTGTATTCGGATTTTGCGATCGTCCTGGCAATGGTGCATCTGTTCACCTTTTTTATGATCGCGCCGATTTTTAACAGCATGATGCGGATCGATCGCAACTTGATTGCGGCTGCGCGGGACATGGGGGCGTCGGGATTTGAGGTGCTGAAGGAAGTGATTTTGCCGCTGACGGCTCCGGGCATTGCGATCGGCTCGATTTTTGTGGTGACGCTGGTGATGGGTGAATTTGTGACGGTGCAGCTCATGGGCGGCGGACAGTCTGCCTCGGTGGGCAAGCTGATTCAAACGCAAATCGGCAGTTTGCAGTATCCTCTGGCGGCGGCGAATGCGGTGATTTTGCTGATCGTAACGCTGATTCTGGTGGCGGCAATTCTGCGCGTCGTGGATATTCGTAAGGAACTTTAGGAACAGAAATCTTAGAAACAAGATTAGGAACAGGAACTATGAAACGTCAATCGCTTTCGTTCTATCTGCTGGCGGCTTTCTTTGCCCTGTTTGTGCTGTTCCTCTATGGACCAATGTTTACCATCTTCATCCTGTCACTTCAGGGACCGGAGGGCGGACTGACGTTTCCGATGAAGGGATTTAGCTTCTACTGGCTGGGGCAGGTGTTTCAGGAACAGCGGGTTGGCAA from Leptolyngbya ohadii IS1 includes the following:
- a CDS encoding ABC transporter permease; the encoded protein is MICLRSIDRPKTDRHPYNLTLSTLPKTNTHISPIHSPPIYPSTHPPIHSMSRLTKTLTPYLLAAPQTLVFLLFLVFPIVLIFIVSFWQFNGYSMTPAFTTDNYMAIFTSKVSFLTYLNTFKYVLLVWFFCLAIAFPVAYFLAFCIESQAVQIALFLICTIPFWTSNIIRMISWIPLLGKEGLVNQFLINLGVINAPLEFLLYSDFAIVLAMVHLFTFFMIAPIFNSMMRIDRNLIAAARDMGASGFEVLKEVILPLTAPGIAIGSIFVVTLVMGEFVTVQLMGGGQSASVGKLIQTQIGSLQYPLAAANAVILLIVTLILVAAILRVVDIRKEL